CCTAGGTAAAATACGTACTCGGCGATTATCATTAGGAACATTGCCGTGGAACCCATAATTAAGTTATTCCTCATTCTATACTTTCTAAGCGTCATTACTATAGAAAACACAAGCACTACTATAAAGGGTAACCACCAATTCACTAATTGAGTAAGTACTGAAATACCAGCTGCCAAGAATGAATATTGTAACGTTCTAAATCTCATCATATATGTTAGGAGAGAGCCTATGAATAAGGTAATCACTATGTAGAACATCCACGCTAGTGACTCGATTATTGTTAGTATGAGGGGCCCTGGTCTTAGTACCAAGGTTGGGTTTGAACAGTTTAATAGGAATATTAATGGTAAGTACTCGTGATGCTCGTATATTGGTACGTAGTTGTCATAATACGGACTTAACGGATCCTCACTCTCACCGCCTGGGAATACGCCGTAGGCTATTGGTGGAGATTGATTGAATATGGCTATCCAAGTGAATGACTGACCACCAGTCATGTTTAACCCGCTTGAATCCCACATCGTGTTTGCATCGCCGCCCTGCTGGAATGGACCCTCAGAGAATTGTGACAGTGATGTTAATGATTCGAGGTAATGACCGTGGAACCTACCCCACTCCCAATTACTTATGTTGTTGCCGGCAATACTCGTTAAGTAGTTGATTGTTTGATTTAGCGCCAGTACCATGACCATGTATGCATTCCTCCTTTCGCCAGTTAGTGGATTGTTGAACCAGGGTGAGTACGGATCATTAATTGTTAAGTTAGCCACAAACGCCACCAACTTACTACTCATACTCACTGGGAATGCTGACGTGTTTATTCCGTAGTACTCAAGCCATGGATAAACAACGTCCTTAACGTAATTATGAACAAAGAAGTAATAAATGGTTGCAGCCGAGGAGTTAGCGCTCATCCAACCATTCCATGAAGATAGCAAGTAATAGACCTGCCTCATCGTCGTATTATTCCAACCATACATCCTAATTGCGATTAATAACGAAGGCACTAGGTACTTGGTTGAGTAGTCCAAGTCATTCCACTGAACATACATTAAGTAACCTGGAGTAACAGTATTCGTCTGATTAAGGAGATATGCCTGGGAATACGCCCTGAAACCCACCGAGAAGAAGTCCCAAGATGGGCCTATGTAGAATGGATATGCATAACCAATTGGTCTCTGGTTTGATGCAACTATGTAATGAGACGATGGGTTACAGGTCTGTGGTATTTCATAATAAGGTATGTAACCAATAATAAGTGACCCGTTGATGGCAGGTAATATCATGCCTGGATAACCCCTATTAAACAATGGGTATAGACCAGCACTTATTGCGGCTATGTTCCCATAAACATCAGCATACACGAAATTCTGTGGTGGTGAGTACCATAGACTCAGTGCATTCCAGAAGTCTGTGAAATTCCTTGCCTGCATAATATGCAGTAAAACACCAATATCGTCTGATGGTAAATCACCCGTCCAGTTCATGATAACGTACGTATCTCCATAATGAATTTCTGGACCGAGTAATGTCCAGTTCACTATGAACCTCACAGAACTACCATTTGGTAGTGGTATGTAGTATATGTACTGTCTGTATGGATAGAAAGCACCGTTTAGGTAATAACCATTGGCTGTGGCATTTATGAAGTAGAAATAAGTCATCTGCGCCTGTACATCAGTGAGGGTCCAACCAATGTACTTATTAAACCCTATTATGATGACCGGCGTACCCGGTATTGAAACTCCATAAACCGTGTAATTAGGATCTATTAACTGAACTTGGAACCAAATCGATGGAAGTGTCGTCGGTAGCACCGGGCCACCCATGAGGAGTGGGTATTCGGACTTTGTAGATTGAACAGCAATTGCATTACTATGTCCTGGATCACTAGGTAACACATTACTTACTAAGTACATGTATATTGCAAGTAGGTCCTTCCAATGCTCCTGGGAATACATGATTTGCTGAGGCAACGGACTCCAGTCCTCATTTACGGGGATGTAGGGAATGAATTCCGTACTTAGGCACTTGTCCTCGTATTCGAGTAATGTTAATAAGCTGCCATTGCCGGGGACATAAAACGTTTGATTAACAGGTGATACGTAGGGATATAATTGGTTAGCTAGTTCGTAACCCATTGCTCCCGCTAGTGCTGAGAACCTAAGTGGAGTGAATGTGAGTGATAGTCCCTCAACCATGTACTGTTGGACATACAGCGAATCAAGAGGAATCCAATAACTTGGCCTATAACCAATTAACTTGTAATATATTGAGTATTGATTCGTAGTTAATACCTGAGATACGTAATCATTAATTCCCTCCGTATACGCCTCAAATATGGAATATGCATACTTATCAATTTACCCATTAAAGAATATACCTATAAAGATCTTTACAGTAGAGTTAATGCGCTTGGTTCGTTTCTTGATGAATTGAATGTTAAGCGTGCCGAGAAACCTCGTGAGTTTGGTGGTAAGATTGCCGTTATGGATTGGAATACCGTTAGATACTTGGAGCTTATGTTCGGTGTTCCTATGTATGGTGCGACATTATTTACAGTAAACATTAGGCTAGCGCCCGAGGAAATACTCTATACAATGGGTATCGTTAAGCCTGAGGCTCTTTTCATTCATATAGACTTCCTACCACTGCTTAAATCCATACTTACTAATATTAACAGTCTTAAGCATATTATAATTATGGATGATGCAAAGACAGTCGGTACTGGTGAAACTCCTAGGATTAAGGTTGAGGTTCCAAGTAATGTTAGGGTTTATGAGTATGATGATGTTGTTGGTCGTGGTAAATCTTATTACGATTGGCCTGATGTTGAGGAGCATGTTATTGCAGAGATTTTCTTCACATCAGGGACTACGGGTAGGCCTAAGGCTGTGTATCACATGCATAGGCAAGTCGTCATAGGCACAATGCAGTTACTGATTGCTGAGGAGCAACCACCAATCCTAGTCAATAATAAGGACTACCAATTAATTACCACTCCTATGTTCCATATACTTGCATGGCTTCACCCATATGAATCGTTCCTCATTGGAGCTCCTATGGTATTACCTGGCAGGTATGACTGGCGTTACATAACCAGGCTGCTTGTTGATAAGCTAATTCCTGATGCAAGGAAGCTAAATGGTAGGGTTATTGCTAAGGGCGTACCATCAATGCTAATATCAATAATCGAGAGCACCAAGTCCATGGGTATTAGTAATTTACACGGTTTCTCCTATGGTTACGGAGGTCAGGCATTACCTGTTGCGGTGTATGAGGAGGCTAAGAAGATGGGTATTGAAATATTGACAGGTTATGGCCCATCCGAGACACTTACGGCAATAACCAGATCGTTCATGGTGCCTAGATATTACTTGAAGGAGGGTTATGACTTTGAGAAGTTTAGAGATCACCAGGTGGTTGGGAATTCCTTAGGTACTCCTGTACCATTGACGCTTGTTAAGGTGATTGATGAGAATGGTAGGGAGCTGCCCTGGGATAGTAAAACGATTGGTAGACTCGTATTCTATTCACCAACTATAACCAGAGAGTATTTTGGTGATACTGAGAAGACTGAGAGGGCTTGGAGGTTTAGGTACTTCGATGTTGATGATATGGTCGTAATCGATGAGCATGGATGTGTATTTTTTATTGATAGGGAGAAGGATGCAGTTAAGAGTGGTGGTGAGTGGATACCATCGTCAAGGTTGGAGATGTTTATATCAACGCATCCAGCGGTTAGTGAGGTTGCTGTTATTGGAGTTCCCCATCCAAGATGGATTGAAAGGCCTATAGCCGTTGTCGCACTTAAGCCTGAGTATGTTGGTATGGTCTCTGAGGATGAACTGAGGAATTACTTACAGAGAGAGTTTGTTAATAAGGGGTTAATGCCAAAGTGGTGGATACCTGATAAGTTCGTATTTATAAAAACCGAGGAGCTACCAAGAACTGGCACAGCAAAGATAGACAAGAAGGTATTAAGGGAGAGGTATAAGAACATGTTTATGTAGTTTCCTTAAATTAAGAAAATTGAAAATAGATTTTACCCAATTTTTAATTACCACCACTCCAGTAGCTTCTTTATGTCGTCGATTTTCGCCAGGTCTGCGTTATATAGTGCTGCTGTCCTGCTTATGTCATAGTTATACGACCTGTATAGTTCTATTACGCTTGCCTCTATTGACCCTTCCGCATGTATCATACCTACGGATAGTAATGCCCCGAGGGCTGATAGGAATTCGCGGGCTACTTGAAATAGTCGAATTCTTGTTCTTGCATCAGTACCTTTCTTACCGACTAAGTACTTAACCATGTACTTCTCCTCAGTTGGATTACTTAATTCGCTGGTTGATGGTATATCGGCGAGTAGGCCCCCTGCTACGTCAATCATGTCCTTAACAGCGTCTAGGTACTTGGCATTGGCCGTTAATTTACCCACGTTTGTGTATATCGGGTTTGGTATGCATATACCCGTGTTTGGATCCCTGATGCACTTCTCGGCCGAGGCTATGG
This is a stretch of genomic DNA from Vulcanisaeta moutnovskia 768-28. It encodes these proteins:
- a CDS encoding penicillin acylase family protein, whose protein sequence is MDKYAYSIFEAYTEGINDYVSQVLTTNQYSIYYKLIGYRPSYWIPLDSLYVQQYMVEGLSLTFTPLRFSALAGAMGYELANQLYPYVSPVNQTFYVPGNGSLLTLLEYEDKCLSTEFIPYIPVNEDWSPLPQQIMYSQEHWKDLLAIYMYLVSNVLPSDPGHSNAIAVQSTKSEYPLLMGGPVLPTTLPSIWFQVQLIDPNYTVYGVSIPGTPVIIIGFNKYIGWTLTDVQAQMTYFYFINATANGYYLNGAFYPYRQYIYYIPLPNGSSVRFIVNWTLLGPEIHYGDTYVIMNWTGDLPSDDIGVLLHIMQARNFTDFWNALSLWYSPPQNFVYADVYGNIAAISAGLYPLFNRGYPGMILPAINGSLIIGYIPYYEIPQTCNPSSHYIVASNQRPIGYAYPFYIGPSWDFFSVGFRAYSQAYLLNQTNTVTPGYLMYVQWNDLDYSTKYLVPSLLIAIRMYGWNNTTMRQVYYLLSSWNGWMSANSSAATIYYFFVHNYVKDVVYPWLEYYGINTSAFPVSMSSKLVAFVANLTINDPYSPWFNNPLTGERRNAYMVMVLALNQTINYLTSIAGNNISNWEWGRFHGHYLESLTSLSQFSEGPFQQGGDANTMWDSSGLNMTGGQSFTWIAIFNQSPPIAYGVFPGGESEDPLSPYYDNYVPIYEHHEYLPLIFLLNCSNPTLVLRPGPLILTIIESLAWMFYIVITLFIGSLLTYMMRFRTLQYSFLAAGISVLTQLVNWWLPFIVVLVFSIVMTLRKYRMRNNLIMGSTAMFLMIIAEYVFYLGFHLNKSIKLLGILSSLVGIPAIVIAALPVLIYVFNGAVSAMLGYELASVVRRKY
- a CDS encoding AMP-binding protein, with product MKEYTYKDLYSRVNALGSFLDELNVKRAEKPREFGGKIAVMDWNTVRYLELMFGVPMYGATLFTVNIRLAPEEILYTMGIVKPEALFIHIDFLPLLKSILTNINSLKHIIIMDDAKTVGTGETPRIKVEVPSNVRVYEYDDVVGRGKSYYDWPDVEEHVIAEIFFTSGTTGRPKAVYHMHRQVVIGTMQLLIAEEQPPILVNNKDYQLITTPMFHILAWLHPYESFLIGAPMVLPGRYDWRYITRLLVDKLIPDARKLNGRVIAKGVPSMLISIIESTKSMGISNLHGFSYGYGGQALPVAVYEEAKKMGIEILTGYGPSETLTAITRSFMVPRYYLKEGYDFEKFRDHQVVGNSLGTPVPLTLVKVIDENGRELPWDSKTIGRLVFYSPTITREYFGDTEKTERAWRFRYFDVDDMVVIDEHGCVFFIDREKDAVKSGGEWIPSSRLEMFISTHPAVSEVAVIGVPHPRWIERPIAVVALKPEYVGMVSEDELRNYLQREFVNKGLMPKWWIPDKFVFIKTEELPRTGTAKIDKKVLRERYKNMFM